The Chloroflexota bacterium genome window below encodes:
- a CDS encoding squalene/phytoene synthase family protein, which translates to MSEDFVILEQERLYLQSSMNGVSRSFAIVVPNLEPPLDDYFATAYLICRVVDNIEDCTHPFYWQQQRFSEFHQLLSHPESAREILAVWDQESWPGLTIEEVAMMGTQYGAPLWKIYAAIPESERASIAKWAGTMADGMCRVEDPDLVPRLIDHDGVSMLADAEDYNGYCYYVAGTVGQMATELAISHYQFPDDVATLLFDNAEACGRSLQKTNIVKDFVKDLERGVSYLPDQWLRQTGYSPLRLAGAPVAWKYQVLDDVMQELRDATRYLVSLPYSASGYRMAALLCLLPAYQTLLLAAKRQDKLFTEKHQIKISRTTMAKCKWDAKSMIADNEAVRRYSQRMETAVAAAFGAAVPAPGRL; encoded by the coding sequence ATGAGTGAGGACTTTGTGATTCTGGAACAAGAGCGGTTGTATCTGCAATCCTCTATGAACGGCGTGTCTCGTTCCTTCGCCATCGTGGTGCCAAATCTTGAACCACCGCTTGATGACTATTTTGCCACCGCCTATCTTATCTGCCGGGTTGTCGATAACATCGAAGACTGCACCCACCCGTTTTACTGGCAGCAGCAGCGTTTTAGCGAATTCCACCAACTGCTTTCCCATCCTGAATCGGCCCGAGAGATCCTGGCTGTCTGGGATCAGGAATCCTGGCCAGGCTTGACGATCGAAGAGGTGGCCATGATGGGAACGCAGTACGGTGCGCCACTGTGGAAGATCTACGCGGCCATACCCGAAAGCGAAAGAGCGTCGATAGCCAAATGGGCTGGGACGATGGCAGATGGCATGTGTCGCGTTGAAGATCCTGATTTGGTGCCTCGGCTGATCGACCATGATGGTGTGTCGATGCTGGCCGACGCAGAGGACTATAATGGTTACTGCTATTATGTTGCCGGGACGGTCGGGCAAATGGCCACGGAACTGGCGATCTCCCATTACCAGTTTCCAGATGACGTTGCGACCCTGCTTTTCGATAACGCCGAGGCCTGTGGACGCAGTCTGCAAAAGACCAATATCGTCAAGGATTTCGTCAAGGATCTGGAACGGGGTGTTTCCTACCTTCCCGATCAATGGCTACGACAGACCGGCTATAGCCCATTACGCCTGGCGGGAGCCCCGGTGGCGTGGAAGTATCAGGTGCTTGACGATGTCATGCAAGAGCTTCGCGACGCCACCCGTTATCTCGTTTCACTGCCATACAGCGCTTCCGGATATCGTATGGCCGCGCTGCTATGTCTGCTTCCAGCCTACCAAACACTTTTGCTGGCAGCGAAAAGGCAGGACAAACTGTTTACGGAGAAACATCAGATCAAGATTTCTCGCACGACCATGGCAAAATGCAAGTGGGATGCCAAATCCATGATTGCCGATAATGAGGCTGTTCGACGTTACAGCCAGCGGATGGAGACGGCGGTTGCCGCTGCCTTTGGCGCAGCCGTTCCTGCCCCTGGGCGTCTGTAA
- a CDS encoding AarF/UbiB family protein → MTNDIGFEYYQTPKGLVRRYFQTLGQLSGLFYGYSYSYVQERKAAGTARALKVLLLRFYLFIGWPFVDRNLVQQPFNEQFRVRLERMGPTYIKLGQILSLREDLLPKALTDELKNLLTELPAVSFDRYVLIIEEDLDRPVEEMFASIDPEPLGSASLAQTHRAWLKTGEDVALKVLKPGVRETVEMDTKLLRFYGWWLQLFLSRFQPAQLINEFSRYTLLEVDLRNEATNAEVFSANFSEEPDIRFPEIYREFSNRDVLCMEFFEGRMPNAETAVQLNDQESRKVVDLGVQAIIEMIFRDAFFHADLHPGNLIIFEDASVGFIDMGMVGRFDRATQRLMLYYMYSLAQENPADAARYLTAMAQAGRGSDVAGFRRAVEDLSTRWLRTPTFHEFSLGQLILESVLLAGKYRIVYPGEIILMVKALITVEGVGNQLVPDVNVTDVSRKHVRQIIFHRLNIVQIAKDSLLVLPELIEVMQRSPLVINQGLEFLESRFKTKESGPLTDALGTIFGVGLVIAAAIMALGDVSPIIWGGLIVLAFMSAGVDLIRK, encoded by the coding sequence TTGACCAACGACATTGGTTTCGAATATTATCAAACTCCAAAGGGATTGGTGCGGCGTTACTTTCAAACGCTGGGCCAGCTGTCCGGTCTTTTTTATGGATACAGCTATTCCTACGTACAGGAGAGAAAGGCAGCGGGCACGGCGCGGGCGCTCAAGGTTCTGCTTCTGCGATTTTATCTTTTCATTGGCTGGCCTTTTGTCGATCGGAACCTGGTGCAGCAGCCCTTTAACGAACAGTTTCGCGTTCGCCTTGAGAGGATGGGACCCACTTATATCAAATTGGGCCAGATTCTGAGCCTGCGAGAGGACCTTCTGCCGAAGGCATTGACCGACGAATTGAAGAATCTGCTCACTGAACTCCCCGCAGTGTCCTTTGATCGATATGTCCTGATAATCGAGGAGGACCTCGATCGCCCCGTCGAAGAAATGTTCGCTTCGATCGACCCTGAGCCGTTGGGATCTGCTTCACTTGCCCAGACTCACCGGGCCTGGCTAAAAACGGGCGAGGATGTGGCGCTCAAGGTGCTTAAGCCAGGTGTGCGGGAAACCGTCGAGATGGACACCAAGCTGCTGCGTTTTTATGGTTGGTGGCTTCAGTTGTTTCTTTCCCGTTTCCAACCTGCCCAGCTCATCAACGAATTCTCCCGATATACCTTGCTGGAGGTCGATCTTCGCAACGAGGCGACCAATGCGGAGGTTTTTTCGGCCAACTTCAGCGAAGAGCCAGACATCCGTTTCCCCGAAATCTATCGTGAGTTCAGCAACCGCGATGTGCTCTGCATGGAGTTTTTTGAGGGCCGAATGCCCAACGCCGAAACGGCTGTTCAGTTGAACGATCAGGAGAGTCGAAAGGTTGTCGATCTCGGGGTCCAGGCGATCATTGAGATGATTTTCCGCGACGCCTTCTTTCATGCCGACCTGCATCCAGGCAACTTGATCATATTCGAGGACGCCTCTGTTGGCTTCATCGACATGGGCATGGTGGGGCGTTTCGACAGGGCCACTCAGCGACTGATGCTTTATTACATGTACTCGTTGGCCCAGGAGAACCCTGCCGACGCCGCCAGGTACCTGACTGCCATGGCGCAAGCGGGAAGAGGGAGCGACGTTGCAGGTTTCCGCCGGGCGGTTGAGGATCTCAGCACCCGCTGGTTGCGAACACCAACCTTCCACGAGTTTTCCCTGGGACAACTCATACTTGAATCGGTTCTGTTGGCAGGAAAATACCGGATTGTGTATCCGGGCGAGATCATTTTGATGGTCAAAGCGTTGATCACCGTGGAAGGTGTCGGCAATCAGCTCGTACCAGACGTCAATGTCACCGATGTTTCCAGGAAGCACGTCCGTCAAATCATCTTCCACAGGCTGAACATCGTGCAAATCGCCAAGGATAGTCTTCTGGTGCTACCGGAGTTGATCGAAGTGATGCAGCGATCACCGCTGGTAATCAACCAGGGCCTGGAGTTTCTTGAGTCCCGGTTCAAGACAAAGGAGTCCGGGCCTCTCACTGATGCGCTTGGCACGATCTTTGGCGTAGGCCTCGTGATCGCTGCAGCCATCATGGCTCTCGGTGATGTCAGTCCCATCATTTGGGGTGGCCTCATTGTACTGGCCTTCATGTCTGCCGGCGTTGATCTCATTCGAAAGTGA
- a CDS encoding FGGY-family carbohydrate kinase has translation MQFVGLDIGTTGCKSVVFDQDGTILAAASREYPVEFPHPNWAEQDPESVWGLAQESLREAFSASANYDITALGLSVQGEAVMPVDAAGQAMRPAILGMDTRTDPQNDWLRERFGAACLFERTGMPIHTVNTLPKLLWLKENEPELWAKADRFLLYEDFLMGKMTGQAVISRCLASRTQLFDIPQDRWSEEILSALDLSPERLATVKPSGIAVGPMRDKLAQALGLPAAPLVVTGGHDQACGALGVGLIRSGLAMDSTGTAEVVEVAMGSPVLNDTLLRGNISVYAHTAPDLYLAMTLNHSGGILLRWFRDTLGQEEIREAQASGGDAYDLLLQAVSPEPTELLVLPHFAGSGTPTFDTASKGAILGLTFKTDKQDLAKAILEGLTYELRLNLDLLKEGGVAIDELRAIGGGARSDLWLQLKADITGIPVVVPRITEAACWGAALLAGAAVGCFASAASASEDLLVLDRRFEPDPQMVERYDRLYALYGEVYPAVASISHRL, from the coding sequence ATGCAATTCGTCGGTTTGGATATCGGAACGACCGGCTGCAAGTCAGTGGTTTTTGACCAGGACGGCACCATCCTGGCGGCGGCCAGCCGCGAGTACCCGGTGGAGTTTCCTCATCCAAACTGGGCTGAACAGGACCCTGAGTCCGTTTGGGGACTGGCTCAAGAGTCCCTGCGGGAGGCATTTTCCGCCAGCGCGAACTATGACATCACTGCTCTGGGACTCTCGGTGCAGGGTGAAGCGGTCATGCCGGTTGACGCGGCCGGACAGGCCATGCGACCGGCCATCCTGGGCATGGACACCCGAACCGATCCCCAGAACGACTGGTTGAGAGAGCGCTTCGGCGCGGCCTGCTTGTTCGAACGCACCGGCATGCCGATCCATACGGTCAATACGCTGCCCAAACTCCTGTGGCTGAAAGAAAATGAGCCTGAGCTTTGGGCCAAAGCGGATCGTTTTCTGCTTTACGAGGATTTCCTCATGGGCAAGATGACGGGCCAGGCAGTGATCAGTCGCTGCCTGGCAAGCCGCACTCAGCTCTTTGATATTCCGCAGGACCGTTGGAGCGAAGAGATACTGTCTGCCCTCGATCTTTCCCCCGAACGGTTGGCTACCGTGAAACCATCGGGGATTGCCGTCGGTCCTATGCGCGATAAGCTCGCGCAGGCTCTTGGTCTCCCTGCCGCTCCCCTGGTGGTGACCGGTGGCCATGATCAGGCCTGTGGAGCGCTGGGCGTCGGCCTGATCAGGTCAGGGCTGGCCATGGATTCTACCGGGACGGCCGAGGTGGTGGAAGTTGCCATGGGGTCGCCGGTCCTGAACGACACCCTCTTGCGGGGCAACATCTCCGTGTACGCTCACACTGCTCCCGATCTCTATCTTGCCATGACGCTCAACCACAGCGGTGGCATATTGCTTCGCTGGTTTCGTGACACGTTAGGCCAGGAAGAAATCAGGGAGGCGCAAGCGTCCGGTGGCGATGCTTACGATTTGCTCCTGCAGGCGGTATCGCCTGAGCCGACGGAGTTACTGGTGTTGCCCCATTTTGCCGGCAGCGGCACTCCCACCTTCGACACCGCGTCCAAGGGCGCAATCCTGGGCTTGACCTTCAAGACCGACAAACAGGACCTGGCGAAAGCCATCCTGGAGGGCTTGACCTACGAGCTGCGATTGAACCTCGATCTGCTCAAAGAAGGTGGCGTAGCGATCGACGAGCTGCGCGCGATCGGTGGCGGCGCCCGATCCGATCTCTGGTTGCAACTGAAGGCTGACATCACCGGTATTCCGGTCGTCGTCCCTCGAATCACGGAAGCCGCCTGTTGGGGCGCCGCGCTGCTGGCTGGGGCTGCGGTGGGTTGTTTTGCCAGCGCCGCCAGCGCATCCGAAGATCTGTTGGTATTGGATCGCCGATTCGAGCCCGACCCGCAGATGGTTGAGCGTTACGATCGGCTTTATGCTCTCTACGGGGAAGTCTACCCGGCCGTGGCATCCATCAGCCATCGATTGTAG
- a CDS encoding zinc-binding dehydrogenase: protein MKAVRKTATGVGQVELTDVPMPEIGPNDVLMKVYAAGICGSDLLIEEDKHFYRAPVTQGHEFSGIAYDVGRNVSRVKQGDKFVADIECGDGDWLGVTIDGAMAPYMRVPEHVIYRVSENVALRDAAMTELIVATHHLIQERAQVRVGDDVVIVGPGPMGIVATQYARICGARRVFLIGLKSDDMRLNIGKQVGADYTLYSEENPHEAVMDITGGKGAEFVLECSASATGVQHAIDCARKAYEGPGGKGVVVFISLWGREININLDQVSLGQLDIRGSWSWNGQETWERAVDLLERGLFDFEPVITAHFELEDWADAFASLRAKENLKVLLHPNGVDWDGTES, encoded by the coding sequence ATGAAGGCAGTGAGAAAGACGGCAACTGGAGTCGGGCAGGTCGAATTGACCGATGTTCCCATGCCGGAAATCGGACCGAACGATGTTCTCATGAAGGTCTATGCTGCAGGCATCTGCGGCAGTGACCTGTTGATCGAGGAGGACAAACACTTCTACCGTGCGCCTGTCACGCAGGGGCACGAATTCTCCGGAATCGCCTATGATGTCGGCAGAAACGTCAGCCGGGTCAAGCAGGGCGATAAGTTCGTTGCCGATATCGAGTGCGGCGACGGTGACTGGCTTGGTGTGACCATCGACGGTGCCATGGCTCCCTACATGCGAGTGCCCGAGCATGTGATCTACCGCGTGTCCGAAAATGTTGCCCTCAGAGATGCCGCGATGACCGAACTGATCGTGGCGACGCACCATCTGATTCAGGAACGAGCCCAGGTCAGGGTCGGTGATGACGTCGTGATCGTTGGCCCGGGCCCCATGGGCATTGTGGCGACCCAGTATGCCAGGATCTGCGGCGCGCGGCGGGTATTCCTGATCGGGTTGAAGAGCGATGACATGCGGCTGAATATTGGCAAACAGGTGGGGGCCGATTACACGCTCTATTCTGAGGAGAATCCCCACGAGGCCGTGATGGACATTACAGGCGGCAAGGGCGCTGAGTTTGTTCTGGAATGCTCGGCCAGTGCTACGGGCGTGCAGCATGCCATCGATTGCGCCCGCAAGGCTTACGAGGGACCGGGTGGCAAGGGTGTGGTTGTCTTTATCAGCCTGTGGGGCAGGGAGATCAATATCAACCTGGACCAGGTTAGCCTGGGGCAATTGGATATTCGCGGCAGCTGGAGCTGGAATGGCCAGGAGACCTGGGAACGGGCCGTTGACCTGCTGGAGCGCGGGCTGTTCGACTTTGAGCCAGTAATTACCGCGCACTTTGAGCTGGAGGATTGGGCGGATGCCTTCGCCAGCCTGCGGGCCAAGGAGAATCTGAAAGTTCTGTTGCATCCCAACGGAGTCGACTGGGATGGCACCGAGTCATAG
- a CDS encoding sugar phosphate isomerase/epimerase family protein — MTGLKYSYFQLTFGQEEAYLHPERTYRRLQRLGYDAIEICPPKGRYGLGVSMEDYVETHKQLKADFGLQVSCINECWGEMWDPYTPNYKTLTEKKTADLAVAETRSTIDFAAELDAPFVTIAVAIHDQITRENVTDATAIAIDALQRAADYARMRNVNLVFEATNHLEMGKFVNTALNHKRMIALTGRDNIGIQLDWFHVNLEELNPYEAVIDAQPLLWHMHFRDSNSLTPGYGKTDFKAVMRALLKTGYDGYCTIESAPMIPDPDTAARDGIEYLKFAERIACYQISPEFPNGYSLPDRHSINFEYGGDIPSGKQ, encoded by the coding sequence ATGACAGGTCTGAAATACAGTTACTTTCAGCTTACGTTTGGCCAGGAGGAGGCGTATCTTCATCCGGAACGGACCTATCGACGACTCCAGCGTTTGGGCTATGACGCCATCGAGATTTGTCCTCCCAAGGGCCGCTATGGGCTCGGTGTTTCCATGGAGGATTACGTTGAGACCCACAAACAGCTCAAGGCCGACTTCGGGCTACAGGTTTCCTGTATCAACGAATGCTGGGGCGAGATGTGGGATCCCTACACGCCCAACTACAAGACGTTGACCGAAAAAAAGACGGCCGATCTGGCCGTTGCCGAGACTCGTTCGACCATCGATTTTGCCGCAGAACTGGACGCGCCGTTCGTTACCATTGCCGTGGCCATTCACGATCAGATTACACGGGAAAACGTGACGGACGCCACGGCAATTGCCATCGATGCGCTGCAGCGTGCCGCGGATTACGCGCGCATGCGCAATGTCAACCTGGTGTTTGAGGCTACCAACCATCTTGAGATGGGAAAGTTCGTCAATACGGCGCTGAACCACAAGCGCATGATCGCCCTGACCGGCCGCGACAACATCGGCATCCAGCTGGATTGGTTTCATGTCAATCTGGAGGAGCTGAATCCCTACGAGGCGGTCATCGATGCCCAACCCTTGCTATGGCACATGCACTTCCGCGATTCCAACTCACTGACCCCTGGCTACGGAAAAACCGATTTCAAGGCGGTGATGCGGGCTCTGTTGAAGACAGGATATGACGGCTATTGCACCATCGAAAGCGCACCGATGATTCCTGATCCCGACACTGCTGCCAGAGATGGCATTGAATACCTGAAGTTCGCGGAGCGTATCGCCTGTTATCAGATTAGTCCTGAGTTCCCCAACGGTTACAGTCTACCCGATAGACACTCAATCAACTTTGAATATGGAGGAGATATTCCCAGTGGAAAGCAATGA
- a CDS encoding SIS domain-containing protein — protein sequence MESNEILELARNQVRAEGEVLTELADQLDESFVKAVVMVAECPGNILVSGAGTSGAMARRLAHLLATCGMPAFYQHPGEALHGPSAMITDGDLVIAFSKAGKSAELNEFIRVARERGAKAMAWTWEPDSPLGQMSDLVLLVRPDERGEGEGVLPFGSSLANGVVGDALTLAAKRMRDFDLRTLVQTHPSGATSELVR from the coding sequence GTGGAAAGCAATGAAATCCTCGAATTGGCTCGAAATCAGGTTCGGGCCGAGGGCGAAGTATTGACCGAATTGGCCGATCAGCTTGACGAGTCCTTTGTCAAAGCCGTGGTGATGGTCGCCGAGTGCCCGGGAAACATCCTGGTCAGCGGAGCAGGTACCTCTGGTGCGATGGCCCGCCGGCTGGCACACCTGCTGGCGACTTGTGGGATGCCGGCCTTTTACCAGCATCCAGGTGAGGCGTTGCACGGTCCATCCGCCATGATCACCGATGGCGATCTGGTTATCGCCTTCTCCAAGGCTGGCAAGAGTGCCGAACTCAACGAGTTCATCCGAGTTGCCAGGGAGCGGGGAGCCAAGGCAATGGCCTGGACGTGGGAGCCCGATTCTCCATTGGGCCAAATGAGTGATCTTGTGCTGCTTGTCCGCCCCGATGAGCGAGGCGAGGGTGAAGGAGTGCTGCCCTTTGGCAGCTCTCTGGCCAACGGTGTGGTCGGCGACGCACTGACGTTGGCGGCCAAGCGTATGCGCGATTTCGACCTGCGCACGCTGGTGCAGACTCATCCCAGTGGCGCCACTTCGGAGTTGGTTCGCTGA
- a CDS encoding alcohol dehydrogenase catalytic domain-containing protein, translating to MNAAFLVGAREFVVKDIPDPVVPDDGLLMEVKACGVCGSDIRRWKEGPPVGVDAIIPGHEVAGQVLAVGKDVLGYTPGDRLAIAPDIHCDRCYYCHRGLYNLCDNLRLVGITPGYPGGFAEKMVLTGEILARGIVHHMPDGMSYPEGALAETLSSVLASHHNAGTSLDDVVVVMGAGPIGCLHISVAKARGAQVVVSEPSENRREIVQRFEPDAVVDPFNEDLVAFVRDWTDGLGASITVCANPIAATQTQAVELTRKAGQIVLFGGLPKANPMTTLDGNRIHYGEQIVVGAFSYHPTMHESALNLLHRKVIAAERLITHTMPLEQVGEAFEKAASGGGLKVIVTP from the coding sequence GTGAATGCTGCATTCTTGGTAGGAGCACGGGAGTTTGTTGTAAAGGATATCCCAGATCCCGTAGTGCCGGATGACGGGCTGCTGATGGAGGTCAAGGCGTGTGGTGTCTGCGGTTCCGATATCCGGCGATGGAAAGAAGGCCCGCCGGTCGGTGTCGATGCTATCATACCGGGACATGAGGTGGCCGGGCAGGTGCTCGCGGTTGGCAAGGATGTGCTAGGTTATACCCCGGGAGATCGACTGGCGATTGCGCCGGATATTCACTGCGATCGTTGCTACTATTGCCATCGGGGGTTGTACAACCTGTGCGACAACCTGCGGCTGGTTGGAATCACGCCCGGTTATCCAGGTGGATTCGCCGAAAAGATGGTCCTGACGGGCGAGATCCTGGCGCGGGGCATTGTACACCACATGCCCGATGGAATGTCCTATCCCGAGGGCGCGCTGGCCGAGACGCTCTCCTCGGTTCTGGCTTCACATCACAATGCAGGTACCAGTCTGGACGATGTAGTGGTTGTCATGGGCGCCGGTCCCATCGGCTGTCTTCACATTTCGGTGGCCAAGGCGCGCGGTGCCCAGGTAGTTGTTTCCGAGCCCAGCGAGAACCGACGGGAAATTGTACAGCGTTTCGAGCCTGATGCTGTGGTCGATCCTTTCAACGAGGACCTGGTAGCCTTTGTCAGGGACTGGACCGATGGCCTGGGAGCAAGCATCACGGTCTGTGCAAACCCTATCGCTGCGACCCAGACCCAGGCGGTAGAACTGACCCGGAAGGCTGGCCAGATCGTTCTATTCGGTGGCCTGCCCAAGGCCAATCCTATGACGACCCTGGATGGCAATAGAATCCACTATGGCGAACAGATCGTGGTGGGTGCCTTTTCCTATCATCCCACCATGCATGAGTCGGCTTTGAACTTGCTTCACCGAAAGGTCATTGCGGCCGAACGATTGATCACCCATACCATGCCGTTGGAACAGGTCGGTGAGGCTTTCGAAAAAGCAGCCAGTGGCGGGGGGCTGAAGGTTATCGTCACTCCGTAA
- a CDS encoding tyrosine phenol-lyase, which translates to MSDQTIPQTMGQQYGRRSWAEPWKIKMVEPISIPSRSVRQQAIEDAGYNTFLLRSDQVYIDLLTDSGTSAMSDRQWAGLMLGDEAYAGSRNFYHLEDAIQSTYGYAYIVPTHQGRGAEHLISKALIQPGDFIPGNMYFTTTRLHQELAGGTFVDVIIDEAHDPSSLHPFKGNVDMDKLKALIERVGAEKIPYVSLAGTVNMAGGQPVSMANVRALRELCDNHDIRIYLDATRMAENCFFIQERESGYSDKPIAAILKEFCSFTDGAWMSAKKDNLVNIGGWLAVNDHEVFDRARNMVVIYEGLHTYGGMAGRDMEALAIGIRESVQDDHMQARIGQVRYLGGLLIDWGIPIVQPVGGHAVFLDAKRIYPHIAQDRFPAQTLAAQLYLDSGVRSMERGNVSAGRDPQTGDHRYPALELVRLTIPRRVYTQAHMDVTAEAVKAVFDARKHTTGMTMVYEPEYLRFFQARFEPIAPPTIQAGTKDEVLAPA; encoded by the coding sequence ATGAGTGATCAAACAATTCCCCAAACCATGGGCCAGCAGTACGGCCGGCGTTCCTGGGCAGAGCCCTGGAAGATTAAAATGGTAGAGCCAATCAGCATTCCATCGCGCAGCGTTCGGCAGCAGGCCATCGAGGATGCGGGTTACAATACCTTCCTGTTGCGATCGGATCAGGTATATATCGATTTGCTCACCGACAGCGGCACCAGTGCCATGAGTGATCGCCAGTGGGCGGGACTGATGCTGGGCGACGAGGCCTACGCCGGCAGCCGCAATTTCTATCACCTGGAAGACGCCATTCAGTCGACCTACGGGTATGCCTACATTGTGCCTACTCATCAGGGACGAGGGGCGGAGCATCTGATCAGTAAGGCGCTGATTCAACCAGGAGACTTTATTCCAGGCAACATGTATTTTACCACCACGCGCCTGCACCAGGAGTTAGCGGGAGGCACCTTCGTGGACGTCATCATCGACGAGGCCCATGACCCGAGCAGTTTGCATCCCTTCAAGGGAAATGTTGACATGGACAAGCTCAAAGCCCTCATCGAACGAGTTGGCGCCGAGAAGATCCCCTACGTCAGTCTGGCCGGAACCGTCAATATGGCCGGGGGGCAACCGGTGAGCATGGCCAATGTGAGGGCGCTGCGCGAGCTGTGCGACAACCATGATATTCGCATCTACCTGGACGCGACGCGCATGGCCGAGAACTGCTTTTTCATCCAGGAGCGGGAATCAGGTTACTCCGACAAGCCAATCGCCGCCATCCTCAAGGAGTTTTGTAGCTTTACCGATGGCGCCTGGATGAGCGCCAAGAAGGACAACCTGGTCAACATCGGCGGCTGGCTGGCGGTCAACGATCACGAGGTCTTTGACCGGGCCCGCAACATGGTGGTGATCTATGAGGGACTCCATACCTACGGCGGCATGGCGGGCCGCGATATGGAAGCCCTGGCGATCGGCATCCGGGAGTCGGTGCAGGATGACCACATGCAGGCTCGCATCGGCCAGGTCCGTTATCTGGGTGGTCTTCTGATCGATTGGGGAATTCCCATCGTTCAGCCTGTTGGCGGACATGCCGTTTTTTTGGACGCTAAACGCATTTATCCCCACATTGCGCAGGATCGATTTCCCGCGCAAACCCTGGCGGCTCAGTTGTACCTCGATTCCGGTGTCAGATCGATGGAGCGGGGGAATGTTAGTGCCGGTCGCGATCCGCAGACTGGCGACCATCGCTATCCGGCGTTGGAACTGGTGCGCCTGACTATTCCTCGTCGCGTTTACACGCAGGCACACATGGATGTAACTGCTGAGGCGGTCAAGGCAGTTTTCGATGCCCGCAAGCATACCACCGGCATGACGATGGTTTATGAACCCGAATACCTGCGCTTCTTCCAGGCCAGGTTCGAGCCCATTGCTCCGCCGACGATCCAGGCCGGCACCAAAGATGAGGTCCTGGCACCGGCTTAG
- a CDS encoding GNAT family N-acetyltransferase, with product MTDPGIRLLGQNDYQALERFLASHLASSMFLIGNARSSGLKDDGSRFSGTYAGVFKDDTLTGVIAHYWNGNIIPQAPSHLEPLLETLLRASGRPVYGVLGPAGQVDMIVETLSIDPTLAKLHETESLYHLSLSDLVLPQGLKQPEVVARRIEPGDEELMTRWRIAYSLENLGDSDTPELREACRQSIQHYILSRQLWVLQVDGEPVSCSAFNASINEAVQIGGVFTPPPLRCRGYARAVVAASLLEARQQGVPQAILFTGNENRAARRAYEALGFRQTGWFKLFLLTEPIWPALP from the coding sequence ATGACAGACCCGGGCATTCGACTTCTCGGCCAAAATGACTATCAGGCGCTGGAGCGGTTTCTGGCTTCCCACCTTGCTTCCTCCATGTTTCTAATCGGAAATGCCAGGTCCAGCGGGCTGAAGGACGACGGAAGTCGTTTCAGTGGAACCTACGCCGGCGTCTTCAAAGATGATACCTTGACCGGTGTCATCGCCCACTACTGGAATGGCAATATCATTCCCCAGGCGCCCTCCCACCTGGAACCATTACTCGAAACGCTGTTAAGAGCGAGCGGCCGGCCGGTGTACGGTGTGCTGGGACCAGCTGGCCAGGTCGACATGATAGTTGAGACATTGAGTATCGACCCGACCCTGGCCAAGCTTCACGAAACAGAATCTCTCTATCACCTCTCCTTGTCGGACCTGGTGCTGCCTCAAGGACTCAAGCAGCCAGAAGTCGTCGCGCGGCGGATCGAGCCCGGCGATGAAGAGCTGATGACCCGCTGGCGTATCGCCTATTCGCTGGAGAATCTTGGCGACAGCGATACACCGGAACTGAGGGAAGCCTGCCGGCAGTCCATTCAGCACTACATACTATCACGGCAACTATGGGTTCTGCAGGTCGATGGCGAGCCAGTCTCCTGCTCGGCGTTCAACGCGTCCATCAACGAGGCCGTTCAGATTGGTGGCGTTTTCACCCCACCGCCGTTACGTTGTCGGGGCTATGCCAGAGCGGTCGTGGCGGCTTCTCTCCTGGAAGCCCGGCAGCAGGGCGTACCGCAAGCGATTCTTTTCACGGGCAACGAAAATCGAGCTGCCCGGCGCGCTTACGAGGCTCTGGGCTTTCGCCAAACGGGTTGGTTCAAGCTGTTCCTGCTGACCGAACCGATATGGCCTGCGCTGCCCTGA
- a CDS encoding ankyrin repeat domain-containing protein, whose product MAEQELIDELVGAAHGNFERVERMLTDHPELVNASARWGETPIEAAAQMGRRDIVDYLRKKGAHLDICTAAMLGRVDDIKKALEADPGLVQATGAHGIPVLYYPMIHAETGVAELLLEKGADPNAGNGTLTALHGTALFDQPEMARWLLSSGALAEVQDFGGNTPLAIAREKGHAEVVAILQQYQ is encoded by the coding sequence ATGGCTGAACAGGAACTGATCGACGAACTCGTCGGTGCTGCCCACGGCAATTTCGAAAGAGTCGAGCGAATGTTGACCGACCACCCCGAACTGGTCAATGCCAGTGCCCGTTGGGGTGAGACGCCGATCGAAGCGGCTGCCCAGATGGGCCGGCGCGATATCGTCGACTATCTGAGAAAGAAAGGCGCACACCTCGACATCTGCACGGCTGCTATGCTGGGCCGCGTCGACGATATCAAAAAGGCTCTTGAAGCTGATCCCGGACTCGTTCAGGCAACCGGTGCCCACGGGATTCCTGTTCTCTACTATCCCATGATCCATGCCGAGACGGGCGTAGCGGAGTTGCTCCTGGAAAAGGGCGCTGATCCAAATGCCGGGAACGGCACCTTAACTGCACTTCATGGCACTGCCCTGTTCGACCAGCCGGAAATGGCGCGCTGGCTGCTATCGAGCGGCGCCCTGGCGGAAGTGCAGGACTTTGGTGGGAACACACCACTGGCAATAGCCCGGGAGAAAGGCCATGCAGAGGTCGTGGCCATTCTACAGCAATACCAATGA